Part of the Candidatus Chlorohelix allophototropha genome, ATTTGTCTTGCTTTAGTGATTCGTCCAGTTTTAACATTTATGTAGTTTTTGATTCCTGTAAGAGTTTTTAGAACAATTTTACGATGTTTATTTTATAATAATTCATCAAAAAAGTTAATCCCTTTATCCACCAATTTTATCCACTACTTTTCCACCGTTCTCCACATATGCACAGTTGCGTTAAGGTTTAAAGTGCCGTAATATCGCTAAGAAGTTCAATGTTAAAAATAAGAAGGAGCTAATATACGTATGAAAGTACTTGTGACCGGTGGTGCAGGCTATATCGGGGCGCATACCGTGCGCGAATTGGTCAATCGTGGTTACGAAGTGGTTGTGTTAGATAATATGGAATACGGCTACGAAAAAGCCTTACTGGGTCAGGCAAAACTGGTACGTGGAAACATTGCCGATTCAGCTTTATTGGATAGCCTTTTCCAGACAGAAAAACCCGATGGAGTAATGCACTTCGCTGCTTACAAAAATGTGGGTGAATCGGTTGCAAACCCCTCCAAATATTTCAATAACAATGTGACCGGAACTTTGAGCTTGTTAGATGCAATGGTACGCAATAACATAAACTATTTTATTTTTTCTTCAAGTTGCTCGGTGTATGGTACACCTCAAAACTTGCCCGCCAGCGAAACTAATAACCCTTTTAACCCTGAAAGCCCTTACGCCTTGTCCAAATATATGGTGGAACAGATTTTGAAGTGGTACGACCATTCTTTTGGACTACGTTCTATTAGCCTTCGCTATTTTAATGCTGCCGGAGCATCTTTTGATTCTAAAATCGGGGAAGACTGGACGATGTCATTAAATCTGGTGCCGGTGGTGTTGAAAGCGGCGTTGGGTGTAACTCCCAAAGTGTTGATTTTCGGCAATGATTACCCTACCCGTGATGGCACATGTATCCGGGATTATATCCATGTGGTTGATCTCGCCGATGCACATGTGGCAGCGCTCGAACACCTGCGTGCAACCAATCAGACTACTGCGTATAATCTTGGTACTGGAGAGGGCAGCACAGTACAGGATGTAGTTGATTTGGCAAAGCGTATCAGTGGCGTAGATTTTGTAGCGGAAGTGGTTCCCCGGCGATTAGGCGATCCGGTTGGTATTTGGGCGGATACCTCGAAAGCAGAAATTGAGTTGAACTGGAAAGCTAAATACAGACTTGAAGAAATAATTCGTACTGCTTGGGAATGGCACAGTACACATCCAAACGGGTATAAATAAGCTAAAAGACCCTCCCAATGTCGGGAGGGTCTTTTAATTACTACGGTTCTGCTTTAAGAGAGTAGCGGGTCAATCTGGGAAAGAATGCGTGCCTTGGGCTGATTACCTACCAGTTGAGCGGCAGGCTTGCCGTTCTTGAACAAAATCATAGTAGGAATGCTCAGGATACCGAATTTGCTGGCAACTTCCGGATTGTCGTCCACATCCATCTTAACGACTTTAAGTTTACCGATTTTCTCATCTGCAATCTGTTCAAGGGTCGGTGAAAGCATTTTGCACGGACCACACCAAGTTGCCCAGAAATCTACCAACACCGGTTGCTCGTTGCTGGCGTTGATAACTTCCTGCTGGAAGGTATTGTCGGAAACTACTGCTGGTTTAGCCATTTTTTAATAACTCCTCTAATTTGCTAAATAATCTGATTATAAGAGCGTTGTGATTGCTACCACTTTGCCCTAGTTTTTAATAAATTGTTCGATTTGGGCTAAAATCTGATCTTTTGGTCGGTTACCTACAATTTGTTTGACGGCTTTGCCATCCTTGAAGAGTATCAAGGTTGGAATACCCATTATACCCAAATTTCGTGCAGTTTGCGGGTTTTCGTCCACATTTAACTTTACTATTCTGAGTCTATCGGAATTTTCATTGGCAATTTGTTCAAGCGTTGGCGCTATCATTTTACAGGGACCACACCATTCAGCCCAGAAATCTACCAAAACAGGTTTGTCACTGCTGCTGGCGATAACATCCTGTGAAAAAGAATTGTCACTGATTGTTAAGGGTTTAACCGCCATAAAAAAAGGACTCCTCGTTTGATCAAACACTTTTAATTATTACACATACTAATACTTTTACGTAAAAGTAAGGGTAAAGTTTTATATATAAACCATATTAATTCGGCTAACAATCTAGTATAGCTATCCCTATTTACTATGTCAATATATTCACAATCTTCATATCCCTTCTCTATGCAGCTAAAAAGCGCCGAATTTAGCCCAGTAGTTGGATAAGAATCGATGTGGTTTGCCTCACATTGTGAAATTGTGATATAATTATCGATGATCATTCAAATTTATGGAGAGTAAGAAGTAGGTTCATGAACAGGGAAACAAAAGATTCGGTTGAACATGTAATTCCAACCGAGCGCCTTCCGGGATTTAAATCCGAAGCTAAGTCAACTTATGTAAATCGTATGTTTGGGCAAATTGCTCCGAAATATGATTTGATGAATCGTTTAATGACTTTCGGGCTAGATCAGGGCTGGCGTAAGGTGGTAGTGCAAGAGTCACGGCTTACGCCCGGTGGCATTGCGCTAGATGTTGCAACCGGAACGGGCGACATCGCGCTTGCGCTTGCAGAGGCAGTTGGGCAGACTGGCAAGATTATAGCTAGTGACTTCAGCCTTGAGATGATGCGTCCGGGTCCTGGAAAGGCTGACAAAAAAGGTGTAGGCAAGGTGATACAGTTCATGGCAGCCGACGCTCTTGATCTGCCTTACCTTAATAACACTTTTGACGCAATTACAACCGGTTTTGCTATGCGCAATGTGTCGGACATTGAACGGGCGTTTTCCGAAATGTGCCGGGTGGTTAAACCGGGTGGTCGCGTAGTTTGCCTCGAAGTAGCCAAGCCAAAGTTTGCGTTGGTGCGGTGGGGACACCAATTGTATTTTAACCGTATAGTACCCATTATCGGTGGTCTTATTAGTGGGCACAGGGAAGCTTATACTTATCTCCCCGAATCAGCTAAGAACTTCCCTCCGCCGGAACAGCTTAAACAGATAATGGAAAAAGCGGGACTACGTGATGTGCGATTCAAGCTGTATGGCTTAGGCGCAGTTGCTATACACGTTGCCTCTAAATAGCAACCTATGTGTGGATAGATAGCACAGACCGGCTTATCCGGCGAAGGTGCAGGTTGACGTGAAAGGATGCTAGCTCCATGTCCATAAATGACCCGGAGATACCGGATATTGTTATCAGAAGACTGCCGATTTATGCTCAAACTTTGACCTATTTAACAGGTGAAGGCGTAACTACTGTAAGTAGTAGTGAGCTTGGCGCTAGAATTGGCGTAACGGCTGCTCAAATCCGACGTGACCTGAGCTATTTTGGTGAATTTGGCAAGCAGGGCAAAGGCTATAATGTCCAGTTTTTATTAAACCAAGTTCGCGATATTTTACATCTTGGGCACTCTTGGGGAGTGGCGTTGGTCGGTGTTGGTTTACTAGGCAAAGCAATTGTTCATTACACCGGATTTAAAGATAAAGGCTTTGAGATAAAAGCTCTTTTCGACTCTGATACCCGCAAACTGGGCGGTGAAGAGATGGGAATGACTGTAAACCACTTTTCTAAAATCCCCGAAATTATTCCCGAACTAGGGCTGAACGTGGCAATTGTGGCTGTGCCTGCTCATAGCGCTCAGGAGGTAGTCGATCTGCTGATAAAAGCTGGAGTAAAAGCCATTCTCAATTATGCACCCATCACGGTTCAGGTTCCGGCGGATGTGCGTATTCGTTCGCTAGACCCGGTTGCAGCGCTTCAAAGTATGACTTATTACCTCAACCCTGACCCTAAAGCGCGTAGCAGAAACGGAAAACACAGCAAATAAAAAAAGGCGGGTTGCAAAACCCGCTTTTTCTTTGCCTAACTTTTTACTGGTTTAAGCGCATAGCCAGAAATGGCACAAGCATCTCCGCGCGTGTAAGTCCGCCATGTACCCCTACAAGGAAGCTCAGACGGTCAACGCCCTTGAGTCTTTGCCTGACTTGCCAATTATCCAACGGGCATAATACAAGGTCACCTACCCGGTCGAGGCATTGCTGAGAGGGTTCTTTCTCAGGTTCACCAAATAGCCCGGCAGCCAATGCCTCGTTGCGGGTCAATGCTACTACTTGCCCCTTGAATTTGGCTTCAATGTAGGCGCGCGTTCGTTCCAGTACCCCTGTTCCGTTACGTAGATGTAAATAGGTAGCGCGACTTTCTCCGGTAACAGGCGTAATCAGTGCGCTGGTAAGCGCGGCGTGATCATTCAGCCACACAATACGGTCGTCGGGACCATGAATTTGCCCATGATCGGCAGTTATGATCAAAAGTACATCCTCGCGCTGCAAACGCGAGAGTATTTCACGCTTTAGCGAAAAGTCAATCGCTGCCAGTTCCGCCTCATAGTTAGGCTGAAGTGGACCGTAAGCGTGTGCAGTAGTGTCAATAGTGGAGATATAGGCATAGGTATAACTTTTCTGCTTACCCCCGACAGGTAATTGTTCGATTGATTGGCGTATAGTTGCCATTGCATCGGCAGGCGTATAATACCCGTTATATTTTGCCTTCGACCCTGAAGAGGTGAAACGGCTGATGCCAGAATTCTCAAAAGCGTAATAATTTATCTGCGAAGTTTTGATGCCTTTACGCTCTAGCATGGTAAAAATATTCGGTACAGGCACAAGCGTTTCCTGATTCAGATGTTGGGTAGAAATGGAAAGAGAAGAATCGAAAGCAGCAGCGAAGCGAATCAAGTTCACACTTACACCCAAATCTGGAAAGAAGTTATAAGTCCCCATAATGCCATGATCTTGAGGTGCGCGTGCAGTTGCTACCGAAGTCAGGGCGGTGGTGGTGGTACTGGGATAAACCGAAGTGATGGGCGCATAGAAATTATGTGGGTTTTGGGTCACTTGCTCGAAGCTCGGCACTTTGCCCGCTTTGATCTGGTTTTCAAGTTGGTCATACCCAAGCGCATCTATTAACAAAACTACAATATGATTAATCGGGCTTTGTTTCGTCAATTGTTCAAAAGCGCCGCTTATCTCATTGGAGTTATACATTGTCGGGTTATAAGCCGGAACGGTTGCGCCCTCTGCCCCAAGTAATTTCAAGGCAAGCGCGGGAATATTAGTCAGCCCCAAGCCGTCATAACTAGGGCGAACCATATCGGAACCAAAAAAATCCGGTAACTGCTGTTTTTGCAGCAAATTTCTCTCTGCAATTTCTTTGAGATTACTCATCTATCTACTCCTGATCAAACTCCAGTCGAATTATCGCGTTTCAATTTTAGCAGTATTCGACCTCTTTTTATAGTTCTATTGTTCTAGACTTTAACAGGGAATGGTGCAACCAGTTTTAGCAGAAATCAACTCAGGTTTTAGAAAGCAACAAAACCTAATCGGAAAACTAAGCTTTTCGCTATGCCCCTTGTTGACATATTAAATAATGTGTATAATGGCACAGGCAAAATATTAAAACAATGTTCGGACAAAAAGCTGAGCAGGTTTTTTGCTAAATCATAGTAGTAATTTGTTAAGTCAGAAAACAAGAACAGACTTTAACAGAGAGAAAGAGATAAGAACACGGACGGCGTGATGCAGAGGAGTGGCTCACATATTGCCTTCTGAACCATATGAGGTGGATATAGAGGCATTAGTCCGCCCAGATATAGTGGAGATGGAGAGCCATCTGCCGGGGGATTCGTTAGAGGTCGCCAGTAGACGATTGGGTTTTGAGCCTGAAGAAATCATTAAGCTGGATGCTAACGAAAACCCATTTGGTTGTTCGGTACGGGTACAGGAATTATTAGCCAGTTTCGACGCTTATCATCGTTACCCGGACACATTGATGACCGGGTTGCGCAGCAGGTTGGAAGCTTATACCGGTATACGTCGAGAGCGAATACTGCTGACAAATGGCGTGAGCGAACTGGCAGACCTCGTGATGCGGGTTTTGCTAAAACCGGGTGATGAGGTCATAATTTGTCCTCCAACTGTGCAATTTTACCGCTTCTATGCTAATTTGGCGGGAGCACAGGTAGTGGAGGTGCCGCGCAATTCTAGCACTTTTGAAGTGCAAGTTGAACACGTATTGGCGGCAGTAAGCGAGCGCACCAAGTTAGTAGTGATCGGCTCGCCGAATAATCCCACCGGCAACTTAATATCTCCACTCGAGGTGGTAAAACTCCTTAAAACTGGAGTGGTCGTACTCGTAGATGAAAGTTTCTACGAATTTGCAGGAAATAGTGTTGCCAACCTGGTTACGGAATTTGAGAACCTAGTAGTAGCCCGAAGCTTTAGTCATTGGGCTGGGTTGGCTGGAATGCGTGTTGCTTACGGTCTCTTTTCACAAGAGATTCTCAAGCACGTTTGGAAGTTGCGTGCAGTTTACAAGCTTGACGCTGCGCAGCAGTTAGCCATAGAGGCTGTTCTGGATGATCCACGCTACTATGAGACCGTAATTGGCTGGATAAAGAATGAGCGTGGTCGCTTGTTCCGCCAATTGCGCAAGTTAAATTTTCTGCAACCGTACCCCTCAAATGCAAATTTCGTCCTCTGCAAGGTAGTCCGGGGTGATGCTTTTAAAATAAAAAAGCGTTTAGAGAGGCAAGGTATTTTTGTCAGATACCTGAACCTCCCTGGTTTACCTGAATATCTCCGTATCTCCGTGGGGCGCGCCGAAGACACCGACGCGCTTATGCGATGCCTGTTCGCAATGGCGGAGGAACTTTGAACGTTGTACCTGAAAATCAAAAAAGTTGGGCTTGCTCCGGGCTTATGCCTCGGAGATAGCTTGCTTCTGGATTTCAAAAAGTTCACGAATACCCTTTTCAGCAAGGCTCAGCATGGCATCAATGTCGTTCCGGCTGAACGGACTACCTTCTGCTGTCCCCTGTACTTCTACGAATTCGCCGCTGTCCAACATCACAACATTGAAATCTACCGCCGCCGCGCTATCTTCACTGTAATTAAGATCAAGGACATGTTGTCCCTGTACAATCCCTACGCTCACCGCGGCGATTGCGTTAGTAAGAGGAAAAGTATCTATAAGACCCTTTTTTTGCAACCACTTGCAGGCAAGCGCGAGCGCCACGTAACCGCCCGTTATCGAAGCGGTACGAGTTCCTCCGTCGGCTTGCAAAACGTCACAATCAACAATAATTTGCCTCTCTCCGAGGCTGACAAAATTAACAATACCTCTCAGGCTACGCCCGATGAGGCGCTGAATTTCCTGGGTTCGACCGCTGACCTTTCCAACCGCCGCTTCACGAGGGGTTCGGGAGTGAGTCGCCCGTGGCAGCATCGAATATTCAGCAGTAACCCAACCAATCCCTTTGCCCGCACGGTAGGGCGGAACCTTCTCGTCTACGCTGGCAGTGCAAAGCACCCGGGTTTTTCCAAACTCAACCAAAGCAGAACCTTCCGCCCACTCCACAACATTGGGTGTAATACGTACTCCGCGCAATTGGTCGAGCAATCGCTCATCGCCTCGCCCGACCTTTTTTATTCTGGAATTAGACAACTTAAGTACCCCCTATCATTTGTCCGAAAGAATGTTACAAAAAACACGGCTTCTATATATGCAGTATCAAGTATAGACACGGCAATGAAGCGGGTCAACTCTATTGAGAGTTTGCTAGAGGCTTGAAAGGATTAGATTTAACATGGCAATATATCCAAATATATATAACCGCAAGGAAGAAGAAACAGATCAGGTAGCCTTATTCATAGATTGGGATAACCTTGTAATTAGTAATTATGCCGACCGTGGCAGCAATCGTCCTAATCTCGACGTGCTGATTGCAAAGGCACAATCTTATGGCACTTTGGTGCTTGCCCGTGCTTACGCCGAATGGTCAAATACCGTTGATCGTCTTGAAGTTTACAAAGCTGGCGTTGAAACCGTTTACGCTCCCGTTTTTCACGCTGATCGTGATTTGAGCGGACAAACCGGTAAGGGCAAGAGCCTTGCAGACCCGGTGATGGTGACCGATTGTGTGGACTTCTTACATTTGATGCCCAGTGTCCGCACTTACGTACTTGTAACCGGTGATAAAGATATGATGCCGGTGGTGCGCCTTGCTAAAATGCGTGGGCGGCGGGTAGTTGTTGTCGGACCGGATTATGTGGCAAATGTTTTGCAGCAAATTTGTGATGAGTTTGTGCCTTACCGCGTATTGTTGGCGCAAGCTTCGCTGCCTTCCGACCCGTATGCTGCCTATTATCAAGGGGTTTATTCACAGCAATCATCTGCACAGCAATATTACCAACAACAGCCCACCCCACCCCAAAACCAACAGCAAACCACTGTTGTAGGGCGAAATGGACGACGCTTGGCAGGAAATCGACGTGGTACTCCTCCGCCGACAAGCGTGGGTCAACCCTATATGCAGGTTCCTATCCCGCAGCAGCAACAGCCTTCCTATCCTGCTCCGACCGCTTATACTGGACAATATCAACCAGCAACATCAGGTAACTATCCTGTTGTGACAAACTCTTACCAACCTGTTCAGCAACCGCAGCCTCAGCCTGTGCAGGCTCCGGTTCAAGCAGTTCCGGTAGTAACAACTCCGCCACCTGCCCCAACCAAGCCTGCTGCCTCGACTAACGCACAGGCAACTTCGCATGCTTCCAATTTTGAGGATATTAAAGAAGTAATCCGCAATATTCTGTCCCAACGTTCTACCAGT contains:
- the galE gene encoding UDP-glucose 4-epimerase GalE, encoding MKVLVTGGAGYIGAHTVRELVNRGYEVVVLDNMEYGYEKALLGQAKLVRGNIADSALLDSLFQTEKPDGVMHFAAYKNVGESVANPSKYFNNNVTGTLSLLDAMVRNNINYFIFSSSCSVYGTPQNLPASETNNPFNPESPYALSKYMVEQILKWYDHSFGLRSISLRYFNAAGASFDSKIGEDWTMSLNLVPVVLKAALGVTPKVLIFGNDYPTRDGTCIRDYIHVVDLADAHVAALEHLRATNQTTAYNLGTGEGSTVQDVVDLAKRISGVDFVAEVVPRRLGDPVGIWADTSKAEIELNWKAKYRLEEIIRTAWEWHSTHPNGYK
- the trxA gene encoding thioredoxin, which codes for MAKPAVVSDNTFQQEVINASNEQPVLVDFWATWCGPCKMLSPTLEQIADEKIGKLKVVKMDVDDNPEVASKFGILSIPTMILFKNGKPAAQLVGNQPKARILSQIDPLLS
- the trxA gene encoding thioredoxin, encoding MAVKPLTISDNSFSQDVIASSSDKPVLVDFWAEWCGPCKMIAPTLEQIANENSDRLRIVKLNVDENPQTARNLGIMGIPTLILFKDGKAVKQIVGNRPKDQILAQIEQFIKN
- the ubiE gene encoding bifunctional demethylmenaquinone methyltransferase/2-methoxy-6-polyprenyl-1,4-benzoquinol methylase UbiE, coding for MNRETKDSVEHVIPTERLPGFKSEAKSTYVNRMFGQIAPKYDLMNRLMTFGLDQGWRKVVVQESRLTPGGIALDVATGTGDIALALAEAVGQTGKIIASDFSLEMMRPGPGKADKKGVGKVIQFMAADALDLPYLNNTFDAITTGFAMRNVSDIERAFSEMCRVVKPGGRVVCLEVAKPKFALVRWGHQLYFNRIVPIIGGLISGHREAYTYLPESAKNFPPPEQLKQIMEKAGLRDVRFKLYGLGAVAIHVASK
- a CDS encoding redox-sensing transcriptional repressor Rex, with protein sequence MSINDPEIPDIVIRRLPIYAQTLTYLTGEGVTTVSSSELGARIGVTAAQIRRDLSYFGEFGKQGKGYNVQFLLNQVRDILHLGHSWGVALVGVGLLGKAIVHYTGFKDKGFEIKALFDSDTRKLGGEEMGMTVNHFSKIPEIIPELGLNVAIVAVPAHSAQEVVDLLIKAGVKAILNYAPITVQVPADVRIRSLDPVAALQSMTYYLNPDPKARSRNGKHSK
- a CDS encoding alkaline phosphatase family protein, giving the protein MSNLKEIAERNLLQKQQLPDFFGSDMVRPSYDGLGLTNIPALALKLLGAEGATVPAYNPTMYNSNEISGAFEQLTKQSPINHIVVLLIDALGYDQLENQIKAGKVPSFEQVTQNPHNFYAPITSVYPSTTTTALTSVATARAPQDHGIMGTYNFFPDLGVSVNLIRFAAAFDSSLSISTQHLNQETLVPVPNIFTMLERKGIKTSQINYYAFENSGISRFTSSGSKAKYNGYYTPADAMATIRQSIEQLPVGGKQKSYTYAYISTIDTTAHAYGPLQPNYEAELAAIDFSLKREILSRLQREDVLLIITADHGQIHGPDDRIVWLNDHAALTSALITPVTGESRATYLHLRNGTGVLERTRAYIEAKFKGQVVALTRNEALAAGLFGEPEKEPSQQCLDRVGDLVLCPLDNWQVRQRLKGVDRLSFLVGVHGGLTRAEMLVPFLAMRLNQ
- the hisC gene encoding histidinol-phosphate transaminase; the protein is MPSEPYEVDIEALVRPDIVEMESHLPGDSLEVASRRLGFEPEEIIKLDANENPFGCSVRVQELLASFDAYHRYPDTLMTGLRSRLEAYTGIRRERILLTNGVSELADLVMRVLLKPGDEVIICPPTVQFYRFYANLAGAQVVEVPRNSSTFEVQVEHVLAAVSERTKLVVIGSPNNPTGNLISPLEVVKLLKTGVVVLVDESFYEFAGNSVANLVTEFENLVVARSFSHWAGLAGMRVAYGLFSQEILKHVWKLRAVYKLDAAQQLAIEAVLDDPRYYETVIGWIKNERGRLFRQLRKLNFLQPYPSNANFVLCKVVRGDAFKIKKRLERQGIFVRYLNLPGLPEYLRISVGRAEDTDALMRCLFAMAEEL
- the rph gene encoding ribonuclease PH, which codes for MSNSRIKKVGRGDERLLDQLRGVRITPNVVEWAEGSALVEFGKTRVLCTASVDEKVPPYRAGKGIGWVTAEYSMLPRATHSRTPREAAVGKVSGRTQEIQRLIGRSLRGIVNFVSLGERQIIVDCDVLQADGGTRTASITGGYVALALACKWLQKKGLIDTFPLTNAIAAVSVGIVQGQHVLDLNYSEDSAAAVDFNVVMLDSGEFVEVQGTAEGSPFSRNDIDAMLSLAEKGIRELFEIQKQAISEA